One window of the Salvia miltiorrhiza cultivar Shanhuang (shh) chromosome 6, IMPLAD_Smil_shh, whole genome shotgun sequence genome contains the following:
- the LOC130990385 gene encoding inositol hexakisphosphate and diphosphoinositol-pentakisphosphate kinase VIP2-like isoform X1 gives MEGEEDGLRKKITVGVCVMEKKVKCGSEASSAPMLEILERLEAFGEFEIVYFGDKVILEEPIERWPICECLIAFHSTGYPLQRAEAYAALRKPFLVNELGQQRLLHDRRKVYEQLEMFGIPVPRYALVNRDYPNQDLDYFIEEEDFVEVHGNRFWKPFVEKPVDGDNHSIMIYYPSSAGGGMKELFRKVGNRSSEFHPEVRRVRREGSYIYEEFMPTGGTDVKVYTVGPEYAHAEARKSPVVDGVVMRNPDGKEVRYPVLLTPTEKQMAREVCIAFRQAVCGFDLLRCEGRSYVCDVNGWSFVKNSYKYYDDAACVLRKMFLDAKAPHLSSTIPPILPWKVNEPVQQSEGLTRQGSGIIGTFGQSEELRCVIAVIRHGDRTPKQKVKLKVTEEKLLNLMLKYNGGRPRAETKLKSAVQLQDLLDATRILVPRSRPGRESDSEAEDIEHAEKLRQVKAVLEEGGHFSGIYRKVQLKPLKWVKVPKANGEGEEERPTEALMVLKYGGVLTHAGRKQAEELGRYFRNNMYPGEGTGLLRLHSTYRHDLKIYSSDEGRVQMSAAAFAKGLLDLEGQLTPILVSLVSKDSSMLDGLDNASIEIKEAKARLNEIITSGMKAVHSSSPEKPWMVDGAGLPANASELLPKLVNLTKKVTEQVRCLAKDEDEDLVETSSYDVIPPYDQAKALGKTNIDVDRIAAGLPCGSEGFLLMFARWRKLERDLYNERKGRFDITQIPDVYDSCKYDLLHNAHLNLEGLDELFKVAQLLADGVIPNEYGINPRQKLKIGSKIARRLMGKILIDLRNTREEAISVAELKSNQDIPNTGKEDGDYYLKSQTKNESSRRTSFTSEMSMDQDEDDDKEIKYRLDPKYANVKTPERHVRTRLYFTSESHIHSLMNVLRYCNLDESLQGEPSLVCDNALDRLHRTKELDYMSYIVLRLFENTEVAFEDPTRFRMEMTFSRGADLSPLERNDSEAASLHQEHTLPIMGPERLQEVGSCLTLEMMEKMVRPFAMPAEDFPPPSVPQGFSGYFSKSAAVLERLVNLWPFHKHGNTNGTNSPKSPRNLHESS, from the exons ATGGAGGGGGAAGAGGAtggtttgaggaagaagattaCTGTAGGAGTATGTGTAATGGAAAAGAAGGTGAAATGCGGCTCCGAG GCCTCTTCAGCGCCGATGCTGGAGATTTTGGAGCGACTCGAGGCGTTTGGAGAGTTTGAG ATTGTGTATTTTGGGGACAAGGTAATCCTTGAAGAACCTATCGAGAG GTGGCCGATATGCGAATGCCTGATTGCCTTCCATTCCACTGGCTATCCTCTGCAGAGGGCTGAAGCATATGCAGCGCTGAGAAA GCCTTTCCTCGTAAACGAATTAGGACAACAACGCCTTCTTCATGATCGAAGGAAAGTGTACGAG CAGCTTGAAATGTTTGGAATTCCTGTTCCAAGATATGCTCTAGTTAACAGGGATTATCCGAATCAAGACCTGGATTATTTCATTGAGGAGGAAGATTTTGTTGAGGTCCACGGGAACCGTTTCTGGAAGCCTTTTGTGGAAAAGCCTGTCGATG GTGATAACCACAGTATAATGATATATTACCCTAGTTCAGCTGGCGGTGGAATGAAGGAGTTGTTCCGAAAG GTTGGTAATCGGTCGAGCGAATTTCATCCAGAGGTCAGAAGGGTGAGACGTGAAGGTTCTTATATATATGAGGAATTCATGCCCACAGGGGGAACAGATGTTAAG GTATATACAGTGGGCCCCGAATATGCTCATGCAGAGGCAAGGAAATCTCCTGTAGTTGACGGTGTTGTAATGAGAAATCCTGATGGTAAAGAA GTCAGGTATCCTGTTCTACTTACTCCAACTGAGAAGCAAATGGCAAGAGAGGTCTGCATTGCGTTTAGGCAAGCT GTTTGTGGGTTTGATCTTCTGCGCTGTGAGGGACGATCCTATGTTTGTGATGTCAATGGATGGAGCTTCGTTAAGAACTCTTACAA GTATTATGATGATGCTGCTTGTGTATTGAGGAAGATGTTTCTTGATGCAAAAGCCCCACATCTTTCTTCAACAATTCCTCCAATTCTGCCTTGGAAAGTCAATGAGCCTGTTCAGCAGTCAGAAGGACTCACTCGGCAAGGAAGTGGGATAATTGGGACATTTGGGCAATCTGAAGAGCTACGTTGTGTAATTGCAGTTATTCGCCA TGGAGACAGAACACCAAAGCAGAAAGTTAAGTTGAAAGTCACTGAGGAAAAGCTTTTAAACTTGATGCTAAAATACAATGGGGGAAGACCTAGAGCAGAG ACAAAGCTGAAAAGTGCAGTTCAGTTGCAAGATCTTTTGGATGCTACACGAATTCTAGTACCCCGTTCTAG ACCTGGGCGAGAAAGTGATAGTGAAGCTGAAGATATTGAACATGCCGAAAAGCTTCGTCAAGTGAAAGCTGTGCTTGAGGAG GGGGGTCATTTCTCTGGGATATACCGAAAGGTCCAACTTAAGCCATTAAAGTGGGTCAAGGTTCCAAAAGCTAATggtgaaggagaagaagaacgACCTACCGAAGCCCTGATGGTTCTCAAATATGGTGGTGTTCTAACTCATGCTGGGAGAAAGCAG GCCGAAGAATTGGGCAGGTACTTTCGGAATAATATGTATCCAG GTGAAGGCACTGGCTTGCTTCGTCTCCACAGTACATATCGTCATGATCTAAAAATATACAGTTCAGATGAAGGTCGTGTACAG ATGTCAGCAGCTGCTTTCGCTAAAGGTCTTCTTGACTTGGAAGGGCAACTGACACCTATTTTG GTTTCACTTGTCAGTAAGGACTCCTCAATGTTGGATGGGCTTGACAATGCCAGTATTGAGATAAAAGAAGCTAAG GCCAGGCTAAATGAGATAATAACTTCTGGCATGAAAGCTGTTCACAGCAGCTCTCCAGAGAAACCGTGGATGGTCGATGGTGCTGGCCTTCCTGCAAATGCCTCTGAACTTTTACCCAAACTG GTAAATTTAACAAAGAAGGTTACAGAACAAGTAAGGTGTTTAGCTAAGGATGAAGATGAGGACCTTGTGGAGACAAGTTCATATGATGTAATCCCCCCATATGATCAGGCTAAGGCACTTGGTAAGACAAATATAGATGTTGATCGGATTGCTGCTGGTTTACCTTGTGGTAGTGAGGGATTTCTTCTCATGTTTGCTCGATGGAGAAAACTTGAGAGGGATCTGTATAATGAGCGCAAAGG GCGGTTCGATATAACACAAATTCCTGATGTTTATGATTCTTGCAA ATACGATCTCTTGCACAATGCACATCTAAATCTGGAAGGGTTAGATGAACTCTTCAAAGTTGCTCAG TTACTTGCAGATGGTGTTATTCCTAATGAGTACGGAATCAATCCGAGGCAAAAACTAAAAATTGGATCGAAG ATTGCACGCCGCTTAATGGGTAAAATTTTGATTGATCTGAGAAATACCCGTGAAGAAGCAATCAGTGTTGCTGAATTAAAGAGCAACCAAGATATCCCTAACACCGGAAAGGAAGATGGAGATTACTATTTGAAGTCTCAGACTAAAAATGAAAGCTCGAGAAGAACCAGTTTTACCAGTGAAATGTCAATGGAtcaagatgaagatgatgacaAAGAAATTAAATACCGTCTGGACCCAAA ATATGCAAATGTGAAAACACCAGAGCGGCATGTGCGAACAAGGCTATACTTCACTTCT GAATCACACATCCATTCATTGATGAATGTTCTTCGTTATTGCAATCTGGATGAATCCCTTCAAGGAGAACCTAGCCTTGTTTGTGATAATGCCTTGGACCGCTTGCATAGGACAAAGGAGCTTGATTACATGAGTTACATAGTATTGAGGTTGTTTGAGAACACAGAG GTGGCTTTTGAAGATCCAACGAGATTTCGGATGGAGATGACTTTTAGCAGAGGTGCAGATTTGTCCCCTTTGGAG AGAAATGATAGTGAGGCAGCATCGTTGCATCAGGAGCATACATTGCCAATAATGGGCCCTGAGAGGCTGCAGGAAGTAGGATCGTGTTTAACTTTGGAAATGATGGAGAAGATGGTACGTCCATTCGCAATGCCAGCTGAGGATTTCCCTCCACCATCAGTTCCTCAAGGATTCTCAGGTTACTTCTCCAAAAGTGCAGCAGTTTTGGAGCGCCTCGTCAATCTCTGGCCCTTCCACAAGCACGGAAACACCAATG GTACCAACTCGCCAAAGTCTCCGAGGAATCTACACGAATCAAGCTGA
- the LOC130990385 gene encoding inositol hexakisphosphate and diphosphoinositol-pentakisphosphate kinase VIP2-like isoform X2 — protein sequence MEGEEDGLRKKITVGVCVMEKKASSAPMLEILERLEAFGEFEIVYFGDKVILEEPIERWPICECLIAFHSTGYPLQRAEAYAALRKPFLVNELGQQRLLHDRRKVYEQLEMFGIPVPRYALVNRDYPNQDLDYFIEEEDFVEVHGNRFWKPFVEKPVDGDNHSIMIYYPSSAGGGMKELFRKVGNRSSEFHPEVRRVRREGSYIYEEFMPTGGTDVKVYTVGPEYAHAEARKSPVVDGVVMRNPDGKEVRYPVLLTPTEKQMAREVCIAFRQAVCGFDLLRCEGRSYVCDVNGWSFVKNSYKYYDDAACVLRKMFLDAKAPHLSSTIPPILPWKVNEPVQQSEGLTRQGSGIIGTFGQSEELRCVIAVIRHGDRTPKQKVKLKVTEEKLLNLMLKYNGGRPRAETKLKSAVQLQDLLDATRILVPRSRPGRESDSEAEDIEHAEKLRQVKAVLEEGGHFSGIYRKVQLKPLKWVKVPKANGEGEEERPTEALMVLKYGGVLTHAGRKQAEELGRYFRNNMYPGEGTGLLRLHSTYRHDLKIYSSDEGRVQMSAAAFAKGLLDLEGQLTPILVSLVSKDSSMLDGLDNASIEIKEAKARLNEIITSGMKAVHSSSPEKPWMVDGAGLPANASELLPKLVNLTKKVTEQVRCLAKDEDEDLVETSSYDVIPPYDQAKALGKTNIDVDRIAAGLPCGSEGFLLMFARWRKLERDLYNERKGRFDITQIPDVYDSCKYDLLHNAHLNLEGLDELFKVAQLLADGVIPNEYGINPRQKLKIGSKIARRLMGKILIDLRNTREEAISVAELKSNQDIPNTGKEDGDYYLKSQTKNESSRRTSFTSEMSMDQDEDDDKEIKYRLDPKYANVKTPERHVRTRLYFTSESHIHSLMNVLRYCNLDESLQGEPSLVCDNALDRLHRTKELDYMSYIVLRLFENTEVAFEDPTRFRMEMTFSRGADLSPLERNDSEAASLHQEHTLPIMGPERLQEVGSCLTLEMMEKMVRPFAMPAEDFPPPSVPQGFSGYFSKSAAVLERLVNLWPFHKHGNTNGTNSPKSPRNLHESS from the exons ATGGAGGGGGAAGAGGAtggtttgaggaagaagattaCTGTAGGAGTATGTGTAATGGAAAAGAAG GCCTCTTCAGCGCCGATGCTGGAGATTTTGGAGCGACTCGAGGCGTTTGGAGAGTTTGAG ATTGTGTATTTTGGGGACAAGGTAATCCTTGAAGAACCTATCGAGAG GTGGCCGATATGCGAATGCCTGATTGCCTTCCATTCCACTGGCTATCCTCTGCAGAGGGCTGAAGCATATGCAGCGCTGAGAAA GCCTTTCCTCGTAAACGAATTAGGACAACAACGCCTTCTTCATGATCGAAGGAAAGTGTACGAG CAGCTTGAAATGTTTGGAATTCCTGTTCCAAGATATGCTCTAGTTAACAGGGATTATCCGAATCAAGACCTGGATTATTTCATTGAGGAGGAAGATTTTGTTGAGGTCCACGGGAACCGTTTCTGGAAGCCTTTTGTGGAAAAGCCTGTCGATG GTGATAACCACAGTATAATGATATATTACCCTAGTTCAGCTGGCGGTGGAATGAAGGAGTTGTTCCGAAAG GTTGGTAATCGGTCGAGCGAATTTCATCCAGAGGTCAGAAGGGTGAGACGTGAAGGTTCTTATATATATGAGGAATTCATGCCCACAGGGGGAACAGATGTTAAG GTATATACAGTGGGCCCCGAATATGCTCATGCAGAGGCAAGGAAATCTCCTGTAGTTGACGGTGTTGTAATGAGAAATCCTGATGGTAAAGAA GTCAGGTATCCTGTTCTACTTACTCCAACTGAGAAGCAAATGGCAAGAGAGGTCTGCATTGCGTTTAGGCAAGCT GTTTGTGGGTTTGATCTTCTGCGCTGTGAGGGACGATCCTATGTTTGTGATGTCAATGGATGGAGCTTCGTTAAGAACTCTTACAA GTATTATGATGATGCTGCTTGTGTATTGAGGAAGATGTTTCTTGATGCAAAAGCCCCACATCTTTCTTCAACAATTCCTCCAATTCTGCCTTGGAAAGTCAATGAGCCTGTTCAGCAGTCAGAAGGACTCACTCGGCAAGGAAGTGGGATAATTGGGACATTTGGGCAATCTGAAGAGCTACGTTGTGTAATTGCAGTTATTCGCCA TGGAGACAGAACACCAAAGCAGAAAGTTAAGTTGAAAGTCACTGAGGAAAAGCTTTTAAACTTGATGCTAAAATACAATGGGGGAAGACCTAGAGCAGAG ACAAAGCTGAAAAGTGCAGTTCAGTTGCAAGATCTTTTGGATGCTACACGAATTCTAGTACCCCGTTCTAG ACCTGGGCGAGAAAGTGATAGTGAAGCTGAAGATATTGAACATGCCGAAAAGCTTCGTCAAGTGAAAGCTGTGCTTGAGGAG GGGGGTCATTTCTCTGGGATATACCGAAAGGTCCAACTTAAGCCATTAAAGTGGGTCAAGGTTCCAAAAGCTAATggtgaaggagaagaagaacgACCTACCGAAGCCCTGATGGTTCTCAAATATGGTGGTGTTCTAACTCATGCTGGGAGAAAGCAG GCCGAAGAATTGGGCAGGTACTTTCGGAATAATATGTATCCAG GTGAAGGCACTGGCTTGCTTCGTCTCCACAGTACATATCGTCATGATCTAAAAATATACAGTTCAGATGAAGGTCGTGTACAG ATGTCAGCAGCTGCTTTCGCTAAAGGTCTTCTTGACTTGGAAGGGCAACTGACACCTATTTTG GTTTCACTTGTCAGTAAGGACTCCTCAATGTTGGATGGGCTTGACAATGCCAGTATTGAGATAAAAGAAGCTAAG GCCAGGCTAAATGAGATAATAACTTCTGGCATGAAAGCTGTTCACAGCAGCTCTCCAGAGAAACCGTGGATGGTCGATGGTGCTGGCCTTCCTGCAAATGCCTCTGAACTTTTACCCAAACTG GTAAATTTAACAAAGAAGGTTACAGAACAAGTAAGGTGTTTAGCTAAGGATGAAGATGAGGACCTTGTGGAGACAAGTTCATATGATGTAATCCCCCCATATGATCAGGCTAAGGCACTTGGTAAGACAAATATAGATGTTGATCGGATTGCTGCTGGTTTACCTTGTGGTAGTGAGGGATTTCTTCTCATGTTTGCTCGATGGAGAAAACTTGAGAGGGATCTGTATAATGAGCGCAAAGG GCGGTTCGATATAACACAAATTCCTGATGTTTATGATTCTTGCAA ATACGATCTCTTGCACAATGCACATCTAAATCTGGAAGGGTTAGATGAACTCTTCAAAGTTGCTCAG TTACTTGCAGATGGTGTTATTCCTAATGAGTACGGAATCAATCCGAGGCAAAAACTAAAAATTGGATCGAAG ATTGCACGCCGCTTAATGGGTAAAATTTTGATTGATCTGAGAAATACCCGTGAAGAAGCAATCAGTGTTGCTGAATTAAAGAGCAACCAAGATATCCCTAACACCGGAAAGGAAGATGGAGATTACTATTTGAAGTCTCAGACTAAAAATGAAAGCTCGAGAAGAACCAGTTTTACCAGTGAAATGTCAATGGAtcaagatgaagatgatgacaAAGAAATTAAATACCGTCTGGACCCAAA ATATGCAAATGTGAAAACACCAGAGCGGCATGTGCGAACAAGGCTATACTTCACTTCT GAATCACACATCCATTCATTGATGAATGTTCTTCGTTATTGCAATCTGGATGAATCCCTTCAAGGAGAACCTAGCCTTGTTTGTGATAATGCCTTGGACCGCTTGCATAGGACAAAGGAGCTTGATTACATGAGTTACATAGTATTGAGGTTGTTTGAGAACACAGAG GTGGCTTTTGAAGATCCAACGAGATTTCGGATGGAGATGACTTTTAGCAGAGGTGCAGATTTGTCCCCTTTGGAG AGAAATGATAGTGAGGCAGCATCGTTGCATCAGGAGCATACATTGCCAATAATGGGCCCTGAGAGGCTGCAGGAAGTAGGATCGTGTTTAACTTTGGAAATGATGGAGAAGATGGTACGTCCATTCGCAATGCCAGCTGAGGATTTCCCTCCACCATCAGTTCCTCAAGGATTCTCAGGTTACTTCTCCAAAAGTGCAGCAGTTTTGGAGCGCCTCGTCAATCTCTGGCCCTTCCACAAGCACGGAAACACCAATG GTACCAACTCGCCAAAGTCTCCGAGGAATCTACACGAATCAAGCTGA